caggatggagttcctcatTCTggaattcagcctggcctagacctgaccTATGGCTATTTGGAACATAAACCCATGGATGGAGGATATCTGATTGTTCACTGGCTCActttcttgctctcactctttcatgcgcctttctaataaattaagcatttttatatataaatttataatatccatatattattatatgaatatatatctCCCTACAAGGAGCAGGCTTTTGCTGCGGAGGTTAGGATGCCTTTGGATGACTCCATCCAATATCACAGTGCCGAGTTTGAATTCTGCTTCCACTTTCCATTGATGTTTTCCaataacgtgcaccctgggaggcagcagaagatgatgcaactatttggttccctgccactcacatgggagacatggattaaaTTCAAGACCCTGGTTTCAACTTGTCCTAGCACCAGCTGTGgaaagcatttggagaataaaccggTAGATGGTGggcttctgtttctgtctctctgcctttccaatgaaaagaaaataaatacataagaaaacTTATAAAAACATGTCACTGCAATATAGTTTTCAAACTGTGTCATTCAGAAATAAGAGTAAGGAAAGCAAAGCTAATTAGATTATTTGAAACATGATTGTCTCCTCCGCCCGACCCTTCGCGCCTCGCAGCTCCTGCGCCCGCCCGCCCATGAACAATGGCAACCCTTAAGGAGAAACTCATTGCGCCAGTCGCAGACAAAGAGGCAGCAGTCCCCAACAATAAGATCACTGTAGTGGGTGTTGGACAAGTCGGGATGGCCTGCACTATTAGCATTCTGGGGAAGTCTCTGGCTGATGAGCTTGCTCTTGTGGATGTCCTGGAAGATAAACTCAAAGGAGAGATGATGGATCTGCAGCATGGGAGTCTGTTTCTCCAGACACCCAAAATTGTGGCAGATAAAGACTACTCCGTGACAGCCAATTCTAAGACTGTGGTGGTGACCGCGGGAGTCCGACAGCAGGAGTGGGAGAGCTGTCTCAACCTGGTGCAGAGAAACGTGAATGCCTTCAAGTTCATTATTCCCCAGATTGTCAAGTACAGTCCTGACTGCATCATCATCATGGTTTCCAACCCAGTGGACATTCTTACATACGTGACCTGGAAACTAAGTGGACTGCCCAAGCACCGTGTGATTGGAAGTGGGTGCAATCTGGATTCTGCTAGATTTCGCTATCTCATGGCTGAAAAACTTGGCATTCATCCCAGCAGCTGCCAAGGATGGATTTTGGGAGAACACGGAGACTCAAGTGTGGCTGTCTGAAGTGGAGTGAATGTGGCAGGTGTTTCtctccaggaactgaatccagagaTGGGAACGGACAACGATAGTGAAAACTGGAAGGAGGTGCACAAGATGGTGGTGGAAAGTGCCTATGAAGTCATCAAGCTAAAAGGGTACACTAACTGGGCTATTGGATTAAGTGTGGCTGATCTCATTGAATCCATGCTGAAAAATATCTCCAGAATTCACCCAGTATCCACAATGATGAAGGGCATGTATGGCATTGAGAACGAAGTCTTCCTGAGCCTTCCGTGCATCCTCAATGCCCGGGGATTAACCAGTGTCATCAACCAGAAGCTCAAGGATGACGAGGTTGCCCAGCACAAGAAAAGTGCAGACACCTTGTGGGACATCCAGAAGGACCTCAAAGACCTGTGACTCGCGAGTGCTAGGCTGTAGAAACCAAAGCTCTAATGGGATTAGTCCTGAGCCCATAGCTCTCATCCCCGGGTGTGGGGCACAGTTTGCTTTTCCTCCTCCTTACTAGGTGAATTTTGGGCTCAGACTCCAAGCGCAGCCTGGCTTAATGCTTGCAAAAATGAGCTcttgaacaaataaaattaactatTGTAGtgtgcctctaaaaaaaaaaaaagattatttgaaaacaTAATGATAACTGTGGTAGGCAAGAGTGTCGTCCACTTGTACTGGACATTGATACCCTTCAGTTTGTATTTCACCAAGTCTGCTTTTCCcttgatagtaaatattttaactaaTTCACTATTTTTCCTTATTTCCCATTCTACTCCAATATACTCCATACCCCATCCTTTGTCACTCAAGTAAATGCTGCAGCTAGTGCTACCACCTCCttacaccatcaccaccatcatcatcacccccccacc
This DNA window, taken from Lepus europaeus isolate LE1 chromosome 12, mLepTim1.pri, whole genome shotgun sequence, encodes the following:
- the LOC133771295 gene encoding L-lactate dehydrogenase B chain-like, with product MATLKEKLIAPVADKEAAVPNNKITVVGVGQVGMACTISILGKSLADELALVDVLEDKLKGEMMDLQHGSLFLQTPKIVADKDYSVTANSKTVVVTAGVRQQEWESCLNLVQRNVNAFKFIIPQIVKYSPDCIIIMVSNPVDILTYVTWKLSGLPKHRVIGSGCNLDSARFRYLMAEKLGIHPSSCQGWILGEHGDSSVAV